The Echinicola jeungdonensis genome segment GCCCTCATTTATTTGGATTGGAGCATTCGAACTCGTTCCTGATTGTGCTAATAAGGTGACTGGTAATGCAAAAGCAAATAAGCCTAACAACAAATTCATACCATATTTTACATCCATTTTCAGCAATTTTTTGGCATTTTTTTTTTACAAAGCCCCCTAACAAACATTAATAAAATAATAATAAAATTGGCAATAAGGTAGGCGTCCAAAAACTTGGTCATCCTATTTTGCTTTCACATTTCCCTAAAGCTCGCGGTAAATAAAATTATCAAACTTCACTTTACCCTCCCCAAAAGCAAATAAGCCTGCCCTGAGGCTCAAAAACCTGCCAAAAATATTATGATTAAAACCCTGGGCATAAATGGTTCTTTCTACCCGTTGCCAGTCTTTTCCATCCGCACTAAAGTAAAGGATTACTTCATGGGCATCATTGAGAATTCTTATAAATCCATGTTTCCCCAATTGGTTGCTTTCACTGATTTTTCTGTGCTCTTGGTTGTAAACTGTAAATTGCTTAGTATCTACAGAAATGCGCATATTGGCCTGTTCATCGTAAAATAATGTCAGCCCCGCTGTAGCGCCCTCTTCTAGGGTATATTCCACTTGAATTTCATAATTCCGGTCTTTGGCATTGACTAACAATGGAGAGCTGTTTTCAAAAGAATTTCCATCTGCCATTAATTCCAGTTGGCCATTTTCCATCTCCACCCTTTCCGGGGAATAAAGGTTAAAGAACTGCCATTGAAGCCCAAGCTCCTTCCCTGAAAAATCATCGGAAAGTACATCTTCAGCAATTTCATTGGAACCTGCGGGTTTTCTGATCGGATCACCCGCTGACACTCCTGCCGGCACACGAAACCAGTCATCTTCCGTCCATTCTATAGGCAACATCAGAGTTTGACGGCCCAAGGTATGAAAGTCCTTTTCATAGCCATGATAGAGTATCCACCAGTTCCCTTCCACATCGTCCACAAGGGAACCATGTCCCTGGCTCCACCAACGTTCCTCCCGGCTATCAGTATGCACAATTGGATTATAGGGAGAATTTTCCCAAGGGCCTAGTGGAGATTTAGCTCTTCCGGATACGACCATATGTGAAGTAGCTGGGCCGGCGGTGCCTCCTTCGGCCACCGTTTGATAATAATAGCCATTTTTAACAGTGGACTTGGGAGATTCCAAACAAAAACACTCCGTGCTCCATGATTTTGGAAATTCCCAACCCTGATAACCTGGCTCCGGCTTCCCCACGTTGGACAAACCATCATCTGCTAAAGCTACGACATATCCTTTGGAAAGATACAGGTACCGATTTCCTTCCTCGTCTACTACATGACCAGGGTCAATGTATCCTTCTAGTTTCAAGTCCACTGGAGCTGACCAAGGACCTTCCGGTGATTTTGAAGTTACCACCCAATTGGTGCCACCTGCCGGAAAATAAATATAATATATCCCCTTGTGTTTAATTAAATCCGGTGCCCAAACAGAACCAATATTCTCTTTAAGGGCAAAGGCTACCCTTTCCCAGTGAATCAAATCGGTGGAGTGCCAAATCAACAAACCTGGATAATATTCAAAAGAGGAATGGGTCATGTAATAATCCTTTCCATCCCTAATGATGGTAGGGTCGGGATAATCTCCTCCTAATATTGGGTTTTGAAAGGTTTGCTCTTGCTTAACTTCCTCCACCATTTTTTCTGATTTTTCACCTTCCTCAGAAGTACATCCCATTAAAAAACTGATAAGCAGGATAAAAGAAAAGGTTGGGGGATAAACAATATTTAATCTGGTCATTATTTAGGTTATTTAAAGAAATTAGAATATTGAGCCATTTTATTAAAAAAGGCTTTTAGGAAGGCCCTATTTCAATTGAAATATAAGACATTCTAACCATCGCTGGTTCTCTATTTAAAAATTTCTGTTTTAATGCGGAAGTTATTTCCTAATTGAATCAACTTGGAAATTTGTTTTCCCTTTTCCTCACCAATTGGGTTCCTTATGAGTTTGAAAACCTACTTAAAGCCTACCCCTGCCGCTTAAATTAGTTCATATTCCAATAGGCTAAGGGCAATCCTCTTCCTTGTAATTTCTCAATGTATATCTCCTACTTTTCTTCAAAACAAGTAAGGTTAAATGTTGCCTTAAAAATCAAACCATTTTCCCAAACAAGATAAAAACAACCTGGGATTACACCATTTTGGTGTTAGTTGAGCTCCTATTTATATACTATTTCCAAAACATCAAATACATTTTCTCCCCTGGCCAGTTTTAAAACTGCTTTTTCTCCTACTTTTTTATCAATTAAAGCTTTGGCCAAAGGGGAAGTAAAAGCAATTTTCCCTTTGGAAATATTGGCCTCATCCACCCCAACGATCTGAAAGGTCTGGACTTTTTTGGTTGCCCCAACTTTGAGCTTTACGGTGGCTCCAAATCTAATTTCATCCTGGGGTTGATCTTGGAGGTTCACGACTTTAGCAGTTGCGATTCGAGCATCCAAAAGCTGTAACTTTGCTTTAATATGATTGGAAGCAATTCTTCGCTCTTTTTCATTCGCGCTGTCTAGGTTATTCCTTTCATCTAGCAGCATCTGCCTTTCGGCCAATAGTTCATCCATGCCAACTTGCGTCACATAGTTGGTTATCCCTTCAGGTAAATCCGCTCTGGGCGGTACCATTGGAACTTCTTCCTGATCATCTTCTTTGACAAATCCTCTGCTCATAGCTTTTACAATTTTTTCCTTTTTTCCCAAAGGGGAACATAAATGAGTGTTTCTTAAAAAGAAACTTATCATTCTTTCAACTTAAAAAAAAGTTAATACCACCCCATGAAATTCCAAAATGTCCAATTCTTTAACCTAACATCAGATTAGGCCGGGTTTGTTCCTGATTTTGAAAGAGGGGCAATTTTATAAGGATCCTTCCAAGAAATAATTACGTTTCCAAGTCCAAGGCATTACCCTTATTGGATACCTACCCGGACCAATTTATCTTTTAATTTTTCACGGCTTTGCTTACTTTTTTAAAAACTATTTCGTGAACTTCTACCAATTTAATTACAAAAAGTCTCTATCTACCTTTTCCATATTAATCACCCTCACAACCCACTTTAATAGGGAAATTATAATTGCCACTGAAAGGTCCTAATCAGTTATTCCTGGAACATTGGGAGGAAAAACAAAAAACTCAAAAAAATTTCTATGGATTTCACTCACATGTTTTGCATAACTCTTCAAGCTTTTGGTTAACCATCTTGCATAATCTTCATCTAATTTCAAGATTACTTTATTTACCTCCTCAACCTCTTGACCTAAGGCTTGATGGTTCATCTCATCGAGGGGAGAGTATTGCTGAGTTAGCTGTTCCCACTGTGATTTAATTATTTTTTCAACTTCCCGATAAAAAGGCTGAAGTTCCGGAATGGCTGTAAATGTCCTAAAATGAGCTAATTCTATGGCATCTGCCTTTTCCTCCTCGTCAAATGCGCCATCTGTACTGGCTGCTAATAAGGAAACCAGTACAGGAGCTTTCAGCAATAACTCCCTGTCTTGCTGGGATAGTTTTTCAAATTCCTTTTGCATATCCTTTTCTTTTAAAAATGGTCCTACAATCCTGGACGGATTTTTTAATCCAACTCAGAGCTCCAAAACCGGGTTTTTCAAACCGGAAATTGTTAAAATCTCTAAGCCTGCCCTAGAATCTAAAAATCAAGTGGTTAAAAAAAATAATTACATATCAATTCCTAAAGGAAAATTGCAAACCAATTATAAAAAAAGCCATTAAGTCGTCATTTTTTGAAGCTTACCGTCCAACACAAAAGAAACCCATTTTGCTAACCTCGAATTACAACTTGTGAAGTTGTAATCAATAAATCCATGAGCAAAAAGGTCATTTCCTGCGAATTTGCAATTATTGAAATTACAATTTTCATATTCAACTCTTGTTAATGAATATTCAGAGAAATCCTGGTTTACAAAATTTTGTTCATCTACGTATTTTATTGCCTTTTTCCTTGTTTGATATTGACAAAGAAGCCTCCATAAATAACCCATTTCAAACCCTTAAGGAACCTCGAAACCCTCTGGCGGCATAATAAGATTGCGCCCCGTTGTGGTATATGAAAACGTGATTATACCGACGGTCGCAAAAAAGAGCTCCACCTAACCTTCTTATTTCGATAGGGGTTTGGACCCAACTGGAAGATTTGGTATCGAAATCTCCCAGTTGCTGCAATTCCCGGTATTGTTCTTCTGTCAATAGCTCAATACCCATTTCAGCAGCCATATCGATAACGTTATTTTTTGGAGGGTAGTCTTTTCTGGATTCTAGTGCCTCTCGGTCAAAACAAAGGCTTCTCCGGCCTTTGGGACTTTCTGCTGAACAGTCAAAAAAAATAAATTCACCAGATTTGTTATCAAGCCCCACCACATCAGGTTCTCCTCCAGTTCTTTCCATTTCAAATAACGACCATATTTTTTCGGTATTTTTCTCCAACTTGAACTGCACTTCTGCCCATTCAATCCCCTGATGGCGGACCCTGTTTTTCTCAAAACGGGCCTTTAAGGTGCTTATCAATCCTTCAATTTGCTCGGCAGGCAATTCTTTTGGATTCCCCATGGCTTAAATCTGTTTTTTTTAAAGTATTCGTTTGGAAAGTTTTTCAACTATCAAAAAAAGTTAATAAAGATGAATAAAAAGCCAGGTAAAGATTACCGGTCATTCAAACCTTTTCCTTCAAATATTCTTCCAATACATTTTTCAACCCTTGAGGCCCTGGTTTTGGATTGTTTAGGTTGGGAAAAATGAAGCAGGTATCCCCTCTGCCGGCCTGGCGTCAGGGCTTCAAAAGCCTTTTTTAAGGTTGGGCTTTCATCCAATTTCATTTGGAATTCTTCTGGGACATTGTATTCTCTGGTCTTTTTTAAATCAACCTTCAGTCCCGCCCTTTCCACTTCAATGGCTTGCCTGATATAATCCTTTAGTGTGGATTCCATCTCCTGTATTTTCTGAACATGGGTAAATCTGATTTGTCGGGCCGATTGAACATTTTCAGTTTGTTGGATCAGAATTCCTTTTGGATCTTTTAACAAGGCACCTTTGTGAAAAAAAAACGCACAATATTCTTTAAAACCATGAATAAGGACAATGTTGTTTCCCTCATGAGTGTAACAAGGCTTTCCCCATTTCAACTCTTCTTTAAGTCCACAATCAAGGACTACAAATCTTAAAAATTCAAATTCCTCCTGCCATTTATCAGTTTTATTAAAGAAAAAGTCAACCTTTGGATTTAAATGTTTTTTTTCCATAAAAGTATACTTTATTAAAATCCCGCTTTCTGTTCACTCCTAAAATCATAACAAAACAACTGAATATTAAATGATTATCCATCTATTTCGAGCTTTCATTGCCAAGTTGCCTCAAAAATCCCCCTATGTCAACTCCATATAAATTTCTGAAAATTAAAAAGATTTAGATAAAGTAGCTACTCAAGGGAAATACAAAAACCAAATCATTGCTTCCTTCAAAAAAGGGGAGAAAGTTTATGATATGAAATTGAACTTCCCAGTTCCTGGTTTGGAAAAACGGTCTTGATCTGAGTACGATTTTTAAATTTGAGAAATTTAATAGCTAAGGTCTTTGTGCCAAAGAAATGTCTTCGGCATAGCATGAGGCCTTGTGCTTTCGGCCATTTGAAGGAAAAAGGGGATGATAGCCTGGCCCTGGAAACAAGAACCCTTATATCAGGAGATTCCCATGGTTTTCTCGCCACAAATCCAACCCTAAACCTGCGGAGTGACGTTTTATTAAACCGAACCGAGGTTCTTAATCATCCCCCTTTTCAATCTTTGAATTCGCCCACACTCCAGGTAAAAACTATTTTAAGGTAAAATATTCTAATAGTCTGTGGCTATCAATAACCCTTACTTTTCCTATCCTCCAAGTTATTGGGAATTTGAAGAATAAAGGTGGTTCCTTTATTTTCTTGGCTAATAAAATCTATCGTTCCATCAAGAAGATTAATATAATGTTTAACAATATTTAGCCCTAGTCCTGTGCCCGGAATGTCGTTTACGTTATTTGCCCTGAAAAACTTGCTGAAAATTTTTTCCTGTTGGTTTTGGGGTATCCCAATCCCTTGGTCTTTAACAATCAATGTTATTTGAGAATCTGTAACATTGGCTATAAGGTAAATGTCCCTATCTGAATATTTGATAGCATTAGACAGCAAATTGATCAATACATTCCGCAATATTATTTTATCTACAGTCAGGTCTGGGGAACCATTAAGGCAAATTTGGATGGTTTGCCCTACCTTTTTCATTCCATCGAGGCCCTCGGATATTTCCCTCAGAAAGGAATTCAGATCAATCCTCTCTATATTAGGTTCCACCTTTCTTTGCTCTAATTTATCGAGGGAAAGGAAGTCATTTAGGGTTTCAATTAGCGCTTTGACCGATGATTTTATTCGGTTCAGTTGTTTGTATCCATTACCCTTTTGGTTAGCCTCTATATATTTTTGGACAAGGAAAGCACTTGAAAGGATCGTACTCAATGGGGTTCGAAATTCATGGCTAGCCATGGAAACAATCGTTGACTTCATTTTATGAATCTCAATTTCCCTTTCCAGGGCATCGGAAAGTTCATTGGTACGTTCTTTGACCTTAAGTTCCAGCTTGTTTTTTACTTCTATATTTTCTATTGACACAGCAGTAAGATCTGCCAATGCTTGAAGGATCCTAACTTCCTGCTCTGTGGGATGGTGAGGGGTAGCCCAATAATTACCGATTGCACCAATGGGGTCCAAAGAACGAATGGGAACCATGGTCAAACTTATTACGAAAGTTGACTTATAAACATCTATGGGAACCCGGTCATCCATATAAATATCATCAATTACAACTGGTTTCTTGTTTTCCATAACCCAGCCACTGATACAACTGGACATGGGGAACCTTTCACCTTTCCACAATGGACTAATGGCATCCTCTTCTGCATAGTAACACTTGTCCTCCTCCCTAAGAACAAATGTTGCCCCATCTGCACCTGTTAACCTGCGTGCATAATAACGAACAACTTGCATGATTCCCTGAATATCGTGCGCCAGAGATAGCTTTTGGACAATATTCACCAATTGTTCAGTATCTATTATTCCAGGGTTTGGGCTTATTGTTTTCATTTGGCATCAACTTCGAATTGAACACAAAATCTGAGGCTCCTAGGAGTGGTTGTTTTAAATCATGAGTGATTGACCTCTGAAATCCGGGTTAATGAAAAGTTTTTTTCATTTGGGAGTTTCAGTCCTTCTGGCTTTAACCATTTCCAAATACTCCAAAAAGAAAATTTGGAAAAATTGGAACGATGGCAATAATTACTATCACTATGATTAATTTAGTAAAATTCTCTAAGCAATAAAATCAGTTCAGCATATAAAAGCCTATCCTTATGAGGATTT includes the following:
- a CDS encoding DUF4256 domain-containing protein yields the protein MGNPKELPAEQIEGLISTLKARFEKNRVRHQGIEWAEVQFKLEKNTEKIWSLFEMERTGGEPDVVGLDNKSGEFIFFDCSAESPKGRRSLCFDREALESRKDYPPKNNVIDMAAEMGIELLTEEQYRELQQLGDFDTKSSSWVQTPIEIRRLGGALFCDRRYNHVFIYHNGAQSYYAARGFRGSLRV
- a CDS encoding GreA/GreB family elongation factor → MSRGFVKEDDQEEVPMVPPRADLPEGITNYVTQVGMDELLAERQMLLDERNNLDSANEKERRIASNHIKAKLQLLDARIATAKVVNLQDQPQDEIRFGATVKLKVGATKKVQTFQIVGVDEANISKGKIAFTSPLAKALIDKKVGEKAVLKLARGENVFDVLEIVYK
- a CDS encoding family 43 glycosylhydrolase produces the protein MTRLNIVYPPTFSFILLISFLMGCTSEEGEKSEKMVEEVKQEQTFQNPILGGDYPDPTIIRDGKDYYMTHSSFEYYPGLLIWHSTDLIHWERVAFALKENIGSVWAPDLIKHKGIYYIYFPAGGTNWVVTSKSPEGPWSAPVDLKLEGYIDPGHVVDEEGNRYLYLSKGYVVALADDGLSNVGKPEPGYQGWEFPKSWSTECFCLESPKSTVKNGYYYQTVAEGGTAGPATSHMVVSGRAKSPLGPWENSPYNPIVHTDSREERWWSQGHGSLVDDVEGNWWILYHGYEKDFHTLGRQTLMLPIEWTEDDWFRVPAGVSAGDPIRKPAGSNEIAEDVLSDDFSGKELGLQWQFFNLYSPERVEMENGQLELMADGNSFENSSPLLVNAKDRNYEIQVEYTLEEGATAGLTLFYDEQANMRISVDTKQFTVYNQEHRKISESNQLGKHGFIRILNDAHEVILYFSADGKDWQRVERTIYAQGFNHNIFGRFLSLRAGLFAFGEGKVKFDNFIYREL
- a CDS encoding GAF domain-containing sensor histidine kinase encodes the protein MKTISPNPGIIDTEQLVNIVQKLSLAHDIQGIMQVVRYYARRLTGADGATFVLREEDKCYYAEEDAISPLWKGERFPMSSCISGWVMENKKPVVIDDIYMDDRVPIDVYKSTFVISLTMVPIRSLDPIGAIGNYWATPHHPTEQEVRILQALADLTAVSIENIEVKNKLELKVKERTNELSDALEREIEIHKMKSTIVSMASHEFRTPLSTILSSAFLVQKYIEANQKGNGYKQLNRIKSSVKALIETLNDFLSLDKLEQRKVEPNIERIDLNSFLREISEGLDGMKKVGQTIQICLNGSPDLTVDKIILRNVLINLLSNAIKYSDRDIYLIANVTDSQITLIVKDQGIGIPQNQQEKIFSKFFRANNVNDIPGTGLGLNIVKHYINLLDGTIDFISQENKGTTFILQIPNNLEDRKSKGY
- a CDS encoding YdeI/OmpD-associated family protein, with translation MEKKHLNPKVDFFFNKTDKWQEEFEFLRFVVLDCGLKEELKWGKPCYTHEGNNIVLIHGFKEYCAFFFHKGALLKDPKGILIQQTENVQSARQIRFTHVQKIQEMESTLKDYIRQAIEVERAGLKVDLKKTREYNVPEEFQMKLDESPTLKKAFEALTPGRQRGYLLHFSQPKQSKTRASRVEKCIGRIFEGKGLNDR